The Vitis vinifera cultivar Pinot Noir 40024 chromosome 7, ASM3070453v1 genomic interval CAACTGgctgagccattttttggctcaacaaccaactttttcaacttaaaaccttttaaaacaaatttgaaagacatttaacacaaggttttagttgaaaacatgaaatcatccaattcctaaaatatttaaaaacaaaataactcttggatgattttggtgcataagtgaataatgaaatgcatgaaagtcttaatgcaccaacaaccttacaaagagatattatgaagcttgggtcttgaaaaactcttatctttgaggtggtcttcttcttcataatTTCTCATTGGCTtaatttgtctttgtgattgccactttggaaatcgtcttgcataatcacacttaaaatatgatcattagatttaaaccttattttgttatcatcaaaatcaagattaatcaaaccttggtttcacaattacTAATCAAAAGTTAAGATATGTCATATTTTCTCTTATCCTATCTTATGTTATATCCGACAAACTAAACATGATTTTGGGGTATTAAACTTTAACAggtgatatttatttttgttacttaAATCCAAATTAAACTTAATCCTATATACAATTTCATAATATTAAGtactaaattgttttttattttattattattttttttgttaagcaTTGAGTATTTagcaaaaagtcaaatatttttactttttttatttggtccaaaaattttaaaaataaataataactaattttttttaaaacaaatcatTCCTGAATGCTTCATCATTAAAAAAgattatgataaaattaatttattttttaacttctttgtggtcatttaaaataattaaatcgaattagaaccaaaaaaaaaggaaggtaaatttatttttatatttcattttacaatttttaagaatttcatTGACAATAACCACTCCAAGGTATTGCACCTAATAGTTGTTTGAGTCAGTATTGTGATGCTCCCATAGTTTGTGATTTTGGGGCCAACAAGCTTTTATCATAAGTCATGTGTGGAATGCATATGTGCACTTTGAAAGTGATACCTTCCTTGGTGTGAACATAAATTCCTATATTTCATTGGGCCCAATTGAatagattatttatttcttaatttctttttttttcatttatttttcatgaaagtAACTTTTAAATGTAGAGAGAGTAACTATGCCAATGTGAAAAGTCATTCACGGTGAAGTGcctaacaaatttttaaaaactaagaaaattaCTTCAACTGTTTTCAAATAGGTATTTGAAAACgattctataatattttatagaacaaaagtctatttaggaacttgaaatattcttaatatttttttctatatttttatatatgtttttttaaataaattttatttgtagtactttatttttaatcattttttatatttgtataattattttttaaaacaaatctcaaaaaacaaataaatataactaaaaaatattttttgaaaatactatgtttttttcctctaaaaaataaaaaaattgttttaaaaataattgtcaaacaaGAGCTTAGTatctattaaaattaatttcatacattttatttttaaaattagaaatagtaatacttttatttaacacacaataactttttaaaacttgtattgaaaaatatattagttttaaaaGCCAATTTAAAAGATAAAGGCACAAACCCTTTTCAAATAAAGGGGCACCGATTCTAAAGGCTCCTATTGATAAGATTTTATATAACATAGAATAGTCATAGAAAGggtttttaagtttttgatgGGTTTGAGGCCTAAGTTCGAGAATGTTAGATCCTTAATTCAACATCGAGTTTCTTTACCAAACATTTAGAGAGCAATTGTTGATATTAGATCCAAGGGAACTCGACTTGCTCTCCTTTACTAAGTTGGGTGTTGGAGGTCGATCTTATATCACTAAGGGTGCTTCGGATCAGATTCTTGCAACTGAACATGCTTCAAGGCATCAACCCTATAGTccatcataaaattttaaattaaaaaaatggtaagtgaaatttattttttttgtgtgatatattctactttttcataaaagcttataactttaaaataaaataaaataggcacttattaaatgatttttcaaaaaaaaatcatttttcattataCAATACAACAccaaaaacattatcaaaacattttttttggattatatTTAAACACtatctaaactaaaaaaaacacttaaatcactcttaattataaatcttataaattttaaatgagtTGTTATAAATTCTATCTTATATTAAGCATTTGAATGATTATAAGTTAATGATAttacaatattattttgataaaaaatatacatggcatttttgggaaatttaaaaccaaaggtaacttcaaaatttgtttatatttagAAATATGCAAACATAAATGGCTAAATATTCATCTACATGCTTAATTTTTGGATTTGTAAGGTAACAATTACAAAATAACACATCTTTAAGAACAATCAAGTAGGCACTGAGAGCAGCTTATTTGggtattgatttttttaaaaagaaaaaaaaaagtttttttggtaaaacacatttgacaattttttgaaacttatttttaaaatttattttttatattcttaaacttcaaaacagtttttaaaaataatattaagaaaataggtcaaacaaacatatttatgttttactttcatttttaaaaaccgaTGAAAACAACttatacttaatttttaaaaattgttttctattttactttatttttaaaaattatttatatacaaCAACGACCAAATcatgttaaaaaatttttaaaaacagtattttgttttcaaaaatagaaaaatatttttaaattacatggtCAAATAGGCTCTATTTTTTTGAtaacctatttaaaaaataaagtgtttatattatattttaaaagttattagttatttttattagttctgtgaaaattattttaaaaaataattatacaaatatagagaataatggaaaataaagtaatataaataaaagttatttttaaaaaatattaaaaaaatataaaattatatgttGTGAATATCCTGTTTCTAATTTCACAAACAAATCTTTATTCATAAAAAcataagaattgtttttaaaaacagttctaaaaactatttatcgATTTTGTAACTAATTTTAGATTAcatcaaaactcaaaaaaaaaaaaaaaaacaaaatccctgtatatataataaaatgatatcctaaaatttgtcatttttataaatcaattatgaaaaattcacttaaaaaaatcaaacaatttgtcaaacaattttctttaattaacaTTTGGATAATAATCCAAAACTTccattttgttttccaaaatatctaCGTTAAATTTTgtccaaatttttattatatttttattcttggaattcaaatttttttataaattttctcgccctaatttctatatatattaaaaaaatgaacaaaaaaaaaattattgtccaAATTTACCAAATTGGGTTCAATTCAAATGATTGATCCGACCCGGATCCAACTTCCAAGAAGTTTCACACAAAGCACCATTAGATAAGGCCATAAAAGCATCATTTCACAGTAAAAATACCAGTAGAGACACACAGATCACAACAGAGCAAACCCTAATATCTCCCCCCAATTCAATCCCTCCAGTGCCCACGGTTCATCTATAACTGCAATGATTGCCTCAAAGCCCTTGCCCAACAATCGATTCCTCTCAATGGATCCAGGGTTTTTCTGATGTTGCTGTTGAGGTTTGGTGGTCCCTATATCTTAAAGCTTCGTAAATGGTTGTGAATTATTGGTATTCGCTCTTGATACGGGGGTTTTATGTGTGATGCCATGAAGGGTAGATCTGTGGGAGTGGTTCGAGAATCTGGTTAGGTGTTGGTGATTTTTGGTGGGGTCTGTGTAGGTTATTGAATCATTGGTGCATGTTCGTGTTTTAATTGATCGTTGGTTCTGTGGATCTGTGATTTGGGTTTGTGTTTATGCCCCATTTGAAGGAAACTTTGagtttattttcatgtttttgggCTTTATTTAGTGGGTGAGTATCTCCCATTTTGTATCAGGTTGGATTTTTAGCTTTTGGAGTTTCTGGGTTTTGTTGATAGGTGCTTATTACCAGATACTTGCCTCGTATGAAACTTGTTGTGGATGTGGGTCCTTGCAAATTTGGAGCGTTGATGCCAGTTTAGATGTGTTTTGAGAGGAATTGTGGCTGTTACATGTTATTGCCATCAAATTTTAGCTTTTAGGTTTTGAAGGTTTGTGGTGTTGTTGACTAGTGTTTGTTACTTTCTATCTGTGGAAACTTTCTTTGTATGAAGATTGACACAGATGTGGGTTGCAACAAATTAGGAGGGAATGGAAATTTCTAAATGTGTTATTTGTATTATGTAAAGTTATAGAGAGGCAAGGACTCAATGTCATTTAAGAGTATCATTCAGGATATGAGGGGGGAATTTGGGAGCATTTCTAGAAAAGGGTTTGAAGTGAAATTTAACTATGGGTTGAGATCACGGTCGCACCGGGTGGTTCAGGATAGTTCCATGGTGGTTGATGCGTTGAGACAGAGTTGTTGGGCTAACATGCCTCCTGAATTGCTGAGAGACGTGTTAATGAGGATAGAAGCATCTGAGAGTACTTGGCCTCCTCGGAAAAATGTGGTTGCTTGTGCTGGTGTGTGCAGAAGTTGGAGAGAAATCACTAAGGAAATTGTGAAAACCCCAGAACTGTCGGGCAAGTTGACGTTCCCCATCTCTTTGAAGCAGGTTTGAAATATTGTGCTTTTCAGaaacataaatatgttttaataaaaccATTTAGTTGTTATTTGATTGAACCTCATTTGTTTTATAATCGATTATGCCTTTGTTCTTTAATTAATGTGTTTTTGATCATTTCAATTTTTGGCCATATGTCTTTATCTTCTCCTCAGGGTTGTGGTAACTAAATTTGGCTCTTATTCTTTAGATAAGGTTCTATTTGTCAccaatgttttatttattttatgaagtaACATGCTATATTGGCATATGTATCCTTAAGaggatttgaaatttgtttagaGGTCTTGGTTTTCATTGGTTTATAGATACTTCATTCTATGAAATTGGGGATGATTCTATTATCTAACATGTCTTGTAATTCTCGGCAATGGGAAAGGTAGGCAGGTCGACTATCTTAGTTAAGCTTCCAATCATGATCAGAACTGGTTTCACTATGAAACACTTGTGCATTTCTGATTTTGGTTCTGAATTGCGTGACTCCATGTTGAATTGTTTCATTTTGGAAgatgattaaaaaaactaaattttttctCCTATGAATAATTGGTTTATCTAATGCTTGATTTATTTTCTAGTACAGCAATGCAGTCATCCTGATTTATCTTGTATTTTTGCACTAAATTGGTCTTTCGTTATCCTTGAAAAAtttcctattctttttttttttttttataactatttatcAAAATCTTTTGACTTGATGAATCATCTGAACTGTTGGAAAAGATGGGTGTTTGGAACTATTTGTCTTCAAAGCAATTCAGAAAATGGCaactttatttggaaaatgacAAGGCATGGAGAAAATGCAAGTTTTGGAGAAAAACTCAGCATGGGCTGTCATTTTCTTTATGGTGGACTAATATGGaatattctcaaataatttgggatttttgaaATATAGTGGATGAGTTTGTGAATAATTGAGAATATTATGAACATAAGCAAGATGAGTCAAACCTTTAGTTTGGTGCATGTTGTTTTAGTTGTTCGTTAACACTAAGATTTCTTGGATTGTAAACCCTGAAAATATTGAAACTAATCCGGAAAAAAATGTTTACCATGTATATGCACAAGAAAGAAATTGGtatctatatttatatagaagTAAATATATCTTTCTACACAAGTATATCCACATAtgatatgagaaaataaaaatcttgagtaaaaatcttttcattttataaCTACGGGTGATTTAAAGTTATATCAATTAATGCATTAAGTTGCCAGACTAATAGTGATCAGTAAAAAGAATTTGTAGGGCAGGATCAAAAGTTTCAGTTAAAAGCAATATAGAGCTGGGGTCACCTTTAGTATCATTATGCAGAACAATATGGATTAAGTTGCTTCTATCCTTATAAATGAATGTTAGTCTTCTAAACCAGTCCTGTTTCTGtagttaatttttatgattCTGTGAATATTTGACTCTTGCAGGCATTGCATTAGAAATTATTCGAAGTCCTCTATGTgtgttgggggggggggggggggggggtggggggtggaGGGTTTGTTGGATGCTgctttgttattaaaaattgttttaatttaatgcTACTTGTTTGGATGCTTATAATCTTCAACACATTTGCCCATCCCTTTTTAAGCTCATATTTGaaaatcctttttttccccCAGCCTGGGCCAAGGGGCTCCCTCCTTCAGTGTTATATAAAGCGGAATCGTAGCAACCAAACATATCATCTCTATCTCGGCTTAAATCAAGGTGAATAACTAAACcccatttattttttgataagttgtTGTTCATTAATGAAGGCTTTCTTGCATATAGAACCTGCATTGATCCAGGTTCATTTGATGCATTTAGTTGTATGGTTGGATTGGTGAAGAGGTAGATGTCCTCATTCTTAATTATCAAGTAGGATATTTAGAAGACAGTTTCTGTTTTCGAGTCTACTTTTTGAGCTGTAaatgttttaacttttttggttttgtctGATCTGTTGATAGCTTCAACTGATGATGGAAAGTTTCTTCTTGCTGCACGGAAGTGTAGACGTCCTACTTGCACAGACTATATCATCTCTCTTAATGCTGATGATGTTTCCAAGGGGAGCACCACTTATATTGGAAAGTTGAGGTATGTGTAGCTGTTGTATGAGGTGGCTGTTTCTCACTGATTATGTTGGCCCCGGTTTCACTATCTCATTTCCCTTGCTGACAGGtcaaattttctgggaaccaagTTCACTGTCTATGATGCGCAGCCTCCAAATGCAGGAGCAAGGATTAGTAAATCTCGTTCAACCAGGCGACTGGGTTCAAGACAAGTCTCCCCTAGAGTCCCTGCTGGCAACTATCCTGTAGCCCACATTTCATATGAATTGAATGTCTTGGGTTCCAGGTAAGAAAGGTTCCTTGAACTTCTCCCTCATCTAGAAAGAAACATGAATATGTGATGGGTAAAGATGGGAATAAAAATCTTATGACTATAGTAGCTTTaccttatgtttggttccaagaaaatagtaaggaaataagttttttttataaggaaaatgattttttcatgttcagttttattatggaaaatacaaagaaaaaaattaaatgtaattgaaattaattagaaacttatgcacggtcaaattatttaattattatataaaagagttaaaataagtgaaataagtttaaaagtagcataaaaaataatttattgactttaaatccgttttatattttccttcacttcttCTTTCCctctacttttcctttctattttctttccctcacatcTTCCTAGAAACAAGCATAACCTTTGGGACGTGAGTTTTGTTTATATGTATTAACTCAAAATTTCATCCTGTGAAACCAGGGGTCCAAGGAGAATGCAGTGTGTCATGGATGCCATCCCTGCCAATGCCATTGAGCCAGGAGGAGTGGCCCCCACCCAAACTGAATTTGTTCTTAGCAATGTGGATTCCTTTCCATCCTTCCCATTTTTCAGATCAAAATCTAACCGAACAGAGAGTTTGCATTCTGGGCCTTTGTCTGGCCCAAAAGATGAAATGCTGGTTTTGAAAAACAAGGCCCCTAGGTGGCATGAGCAACTCCAATGCTGGTGTCTGAACTTCAATGGACGGGTGACAGTTGCTTCAGTAAAGAATTTTCAGCTGGTTGCTTCTGCAGAGAATGGAGTTGCTGGTCAGGAGCATGAAAATGTCATTCTCCAGTTTGGAAAAGTGGGAAAGGATGTGTTCACCATGGATTACCAGTATCCAATCTCAGCTTTTCAGGCATTTGCCATCTGCCTCAGCAGCTTTGACACCAAAATTGCTTGTGAGTGAATGACTGACTAGCAGGTGTGGATCCTATACTATGCCCAGCCACAAAGATTTATTAGATGCCCAGCCACAAAGATTTATTAAGTCATTATCATCCTcaagaatatttttttcatggctCTTGATTGAATGTTTTGATTGTTGCTGTATTCTTATATGGCAAGCTGTTCACTCATGTATCATCATAAATGTGACCTAGACGAACATTCAGACTTATTCTTCAAAATGTTTCCCCTTAGTGTGTTCCTTTGATATGATTATCTCTATTCTCATGGGACAAACTGTCCTGTTACTTTAGTGTTCTGTGGGGTTATGGCTCATATCAAAGGCTCTCCACAATCCTATGCTCTTTCAGTTAGTGTTTTCCTAATCCATTTCTCTTGGATTTTAAGCTGCTGAAGTTCTTGAATTTTACCTCACAGGTGTTGCCAGATGCGACTGAAGTGATCTGGAAAGGCAATTGTAGTGCTGTGGCTTGTCAGTGTGCAACAAAGCTTTGGTAGTGCAATCACCTTCCTGTTTCTTCCTAAGTAGTGAGggttttctttctatttttttctctgtACATAAGCTGCTTCTATTATGAGCGAAACGTGCCTGTGCCCATGTTGGTTGTGGTCTCGCTAGCACCCTTCATCCTCTGGGTCATTGACTGTTAGAAACTGAACACCTGAATTGTGTATGGCTGGCTTTGCGAGTTTGTCAGTTGGGTTCCTTCAGTGTTGCTTCTGTTTTCTTCTATCATGTAATTTTGGAGTTCCATTTCCGGTTGCTTGTAACAGTTCTTTGAAGAAACCTTCTGAAATAGTATACAAATCTCCCCTCTGTTTTAGATGTTTAACATTCCCCCATTGATGCATTTATTCTTTCAACAGCTAATGGGAAGGACTGCTTTACTCTCATGTGCTTGTTTTTGGAGACATCTGGTTATAAACTTGGATTAGAGGTAAACTAGTTCGATTTGTGAACGAAATTTCCCTTCATACTCATATTGCAATATTGCATTGCATTTTCCAGAAAAATTATCTAAATGTTAACACAGATTGGCAATTGGGTATCTACTAACTGCTTCATATTCATGGAAGCTATGAAACAAGTCTCCAAAGCAGTAGTCATAGAGAAGTCCCATACCCAGCAACATATATTTCAATGATACATAGGAAACTGGAGTACAACAAAGCTCATGATAAAGACCACTCTGTACAGCATGTTAGGTAAATTGAGAGCATAGCAGCACATTGTTCTCTGCCTTTCAGTTAGGTTTTATGCTCTCTGCCTTTCTGTTGCTTTTAGTGTGAGTGGGTGTGGAATCAAATTTGGGATTCGCATCACATGAATTTGATTTccaaatcaaatgaaaaatctaaagtATTGATTTGATACTATATCAAACTTTCAATCCAAGTCTTCCAATTGCATGGTGAGATTTGAATCATTCAGTGAAGGTACAGGCAAATGGAACGAATGAAGGTACAAACAAATGGAGCGAAGAtgcaaattaataaaattgaaatatgaaaaaaggaaaaatggatcCATGgcataaaacaaaaagatttgAGACTTATTTTGGTAAAAACACTTGGTTGGCTATGTAAAATCATTTGTATATTTGGTTGATTGAATATGTAATATgcatattttaagatattatttattttataatgataTGTATATCTCATTTCTCTCCACAATAtcattaaattttctttataaagaATGAGGTGGAGATGTTATTTtaggtattattttattttattttcaaataaagatGAGAAATGATGACAGATACAATATCATATTGTATCTCATTGTTAATCAAACATGGGATAAGGTATAAATTCCATATAAAGCCCCCTCTCAACCTTTTTCCAGCTCCGCCCCTGCTTGACATCGATGTGCCATAAAATGTAGATGCTTTCATCCATGGTAGATGACAAAAGGTGCTTGTGTTTCTTAACTTAGCAATGACGGTTACGCCATGTACATGATAATGTTTATATCATCTACATCTTTAAACAACGATTCTTTTGCGAATGTTCCCTCCAAAATACTTGTGCCCAGATAATCTTTAATACCATTACGAGAGTATTAATTTTGACACAATATCGTATGACTAATTCgactatttatatttataatcgattaaattaaatatttattccaTAAATTGATTGAAGACCAACCTTAATTACTTCTAAAATTGATCATACCAATTGGACTCCATTCCAAGATATTTCATTCCACCATCTTATAGAGACTCCAATAAGTGTTACTAATTTAAATTGCTAAACTTTATGTCATAATGTATATTATGCTCTAACCTCTAATACAAGTTCGACATTCATGTGGCACGCATATGAGATGCAAGCAAATCACAACAAATTTATGAGTGCTCCTCCGCATCAAAGCCCAACAGAGTATACAAGAAAAATAGTTTGCAGACACTGCATAGACCTTACTGTTTGCTACCTAATTGCAGTTCAATATTCAGATCAACTGGATGATAAATACTCTCAGGTCTAATTATTTATAGATAGTCCACCTTTCTGATAGATCCAACACaggaaataaaaagacaaaatgTGGAAGAAACTGGTTGGTCAAAGAGGGTTTAAGCTTGTCATGGAGAAAGCCAGAGCTTATTATAAGGTAGATCCAAGCACACAGGCAAATCTCAGATCAGAAGGGAGGGCCGCCTCCAGGAGGGCCGTAAGGTCCGCGAGGTCCACCGAAGCAGTCTTGTAGCAACCAGCAACAGCAGAGGCAGTAGAAGCTGCAtatatcaaaaaggaaaaacatgtGATTTGAAAAGCACTGGATTAATTAACCATTTTGAGAAGAATCTTTACTTTATGCCCTTCAACGAATTCACATGACTAAGAATCAGTTAAATAcagaagataaaaagaaaaaaagtccaACATTATCATACTCTAGTCTGGAAATGGATCATACCAAGAAGATATCATGTTGCATATACCATTTGCAAACCCACCAAAGAATCCACCGGGGCCAAAACCAGGTCCTCCGGGGCCAAAACCAGGGCCTCCGGGGCCAAAACCAGGGCCTCCAGGGCCAAAACCAGGGCCTCCGGGGCCAAAACCAGGGCCTCCGGGGCCAAAACCAGGTCCTCCAGGGCCAGGGCCCCAACCCCCAGGACCACCTGGTCCACCAGGTCCACCAGGTCCCATCACAGTGCTCTACCCTGTGGAACTGAAGCAGATACCACACACACGAAGAGGAAGAGCCAGAAAGATATTTCAGAGTCTGGATCCAATATGATATTTGTGTAAGGAAGCCTAAGGATCTAGAATTTTTCCCCGCATATAAAGAATAAAGTTCATGGGAATTGAGGAGTTTCCTTAGCCTGAAAGCTTTGTAGGTTTATCTACAGGTCTGTAACAACATGTCCATCCACTTCACACCTGAAAACACCCAGTCAAACCATAAAACTACCAGTCTTCTTCAAACCTACCACtcaaagccaaatattttgtcGGTCATGCCGACCATACATGTTAGCCTGTTTTATGACAAATCAAATCATTCAAATCCTAGACAATTTCTTGTAGATCGAACTGCCCCCCACAATGTTGTTTCCACTAGCACTCATATTAATGAGAAGTTGTTTGGTTAATATAATCTGCTTAATTGAGAAgacgtttgtttttttggttttttgttgaaaacaatttgctttcagagtttttttttattttctttttatgacttattataaatattttgctATATAGAAATCaaaatctttgattttttttaaataaaaaaagtaacatgttagtttttctttattttttaatatttaataaaaataaaatatgaaaaaacaaataatttaatacttaactctataatacattaaaattctatttagaattaagtaaaaaaatcaaagatcaCGATCAAtactaaaacaaaacaattcACAGTAATACAAGTTTTGGGAAATGACCATCCAAGAAAAGGATTGGTGAGTAATGGACCAAAGTAGAAAAGCCTAAAATAGCCACaacaaaaagaaatggaaaattttgaatctgaTATAGATTGAGGGTGCAGAATACTAAAAAAACATTCAAGAACAAAAGCAAACTATTAACCATGCATTTTAGCTTATCATCTTCATCTACATTTGCAAAGACACAAGCTGGTAAGTTGGGTGACTAATGTTAGCATTCTAGCTATGGGATGCCACGACAAGGGCATGTATAACCGAGTGATGTGGCTTGGAAAACATAACCGTGACTGAGGTTGCGGCTTACGATGATATGCATTGGTGGGAACTAGGTGGAGGCAGCCTTGAATGATGAAAGTGGGCTAAGTGGCTAGAAAATAGTGCCTCAAGTGGGTTGTGAGAGGCATTACAAAGGCACACAAGAAGCTAGCACATGTTGCATGACTTGTGGGCACCGTATATATATAACAATGGTAGCACATGATAACACATTCATATGGGCACTGCAAGTGTTGGATGTTGGTGCTTGATGGGCTTCCTATGTTGCTAAGatctaagaaaattttcataagtgATGAGGTATTTTTTTTCGTATTTTCTATATAAGTATCCATTATGCCTATGGAAGCAACCTTGATGTCTCCTCTTGATAGATCGAAAAAGGCCCAAAATGCACTTTAAAAAGGAGGTGGTAGTCTCATTTGGATAACCCAAGGGTGCGTGCTATGACATGGCATGGGCACAATTGAGGCACGCCAAGACTCTCCACGGACCAGTACAGGACACCATTAGGGCTTGCACTCACCCAGTGCATGAACACGGAACCATGAGTTGAGCAGGCCACATAGCACATGTGAGCTATGTGGCTGAAATAAGGCGGAATATTAGAAATTTG includes:
- the LOC100244335 gene encoding tubby-like F-box protein 3, yielding MSFKSIIQDMRGEFGSISRKGFEVKFNYGLRSRSHRVVQDSSMVVDALRQSCWANMPPELLRDVLMRIEASESTWPPRKNVVACAGVCRSWREITKEIVKTPELSGKLTFPISLKQPGPRGSLLQCYIKRNRSNQTYHLYLGLNQASTDDGKFLLAARKCRRPTCTDYIISLNADDVSKGSTTYIGKLRSNFLGTKFTVYDAQPPNAGARISKSRSTRRLGSRQVSPRVPAGNYPVAHISYELNVLGSRGPRRMQCVMDAIPANAIEPGGVAPTQTEFVLSNVDSFPSFPFFRSKSNRTESLHSGPLSGPKDEMLVLKNKAPRWHEQLQCWCLNFNGRVTVASVKNFQLVASAENGVAGQEHENVILQFGKVGKDVFTMDYQYPISAFQAFAICLSSFDTKIACE
- the LOC100266668 gene encoding uncharacterized protein LOC100266668; translation: MGPGGPGGPGGPGGWGPGPGGPGFGPGGPGFGPGGPGFGPGGPGFGPGGPGFGPGGPGFGPGGFFGGFANGICNMISSCFYCLCCCWLLQDCFGGPRGPYGPPGGGPPF